A genomic segment from Spinacia oleracea cultivar Varoflay chromosome 3, BTI_SOV_V1, whole genome shotgun sequence encodes:
- the LOC110782241 gene encoding uncharacterized protein: MESYIVKITIILYITITTTEATFLLPLILGGGLHHMRYRGDARFGGTYNHEIGGSGGYSVGGNKDIYGGTRGVDQGASQGTAQGQAQFGSNMEFRKQFGGSSSFNIGGNKEISSSGQVSGVGQGSGEGQGQSQYSSNNKQGGGSVGSSFSGNSGVSGSRQELGYESGSNQGIGGSVGSSFGAKGGASGSSQGSTITSSSSQGLGQGSSQVSTSSQGASGIHGVGQGAGQGTTQGQAQFGSDMEFRKKFGGSGSFKIGGKKEISSSGEVSGVGQGSGQGQGQSQMSSNNKQDGGSVGSSFSGNSGVSGSKQGLGQESGSNQGLGGSVGSSFGAKVGASGSSQGSTKVSTSSQGASGTQGVGQGAGQGTTQSQAQFDSDMEFRKKFGGSGSFNIGGKKEIYGSGEVSGVGQGSGQGQGQSRMSSNNKQVGGSTGSNFSGNSGVSGSRQGLGQESGSNQGLGGSVGSSFGAKAGASGSSQGSTKTSSSSQGSGQSSSQVSSSIHGSGKDQGQSQSVVSGLRKGSDQQSSSNKDFEQGHAHTGNSLNFHKQIRGSTVSSSSAKEGASSSSQGSTKTSSSSQGSRQGSPQVSAQSSNNINFDKHGSSLGSGTFGSSQASGLSKGSNLDQTQLGSKVNVHKQTAKSIGSNMGSNVGVLGSTQESRSSQSKTTKSGQTSGTIFGLGEAQVSGATQNQGSIKKSNQYSGGSSGSSSGSSANQAQFGQGSNQFYSHSQSQSHSHSHASHGSFSKSSSQSSSGKCTCQDSTNPSSNRSSRKLLVKA; encoded by the exons ATGGAGTCTTACATCGTAAAGATCACAATAATTCTTTAT ATAACAATAACAACTACTGAAGCGACATTTcttcttcctttgattttgggagGGGGGTTACACCATATGCGATATAGAG GTGATGCACGTTTTGGTGGTACATATAATCATGAAATTGGAGGATCCGGTGGATATAGTGTaggaggaaataaagatatttaTGGCGGAACTCGGGGGGTAGATCAAGGGGCAAGCCAAGGGACAGCCCAAGGCCAAGCACAATTCGGTTCAAACATGGAATTTCGTAAACAATTTGGAGGTTCTAGTAGCTTTAACATCGGTGGTAACAAAGAAATTTCTAGTTCAGGCCAAGTATCGGGTGTGGGCCAAGGGTCAGGTGAAGGTCAAGGACAATCCCAATATAGTAGCAACAATAAGCAAGGTGGAGGTTCTGTAGGCTCCAGTTTTAGTGGAAACTCGGGAGTTTCAGGTTCAAGGCAAGAGTTGGGTTATGAATCAGGCTCCAATCAAGGCATTGGAGGTTCCGTAGGCTCTAGTTTCGGTGCAAAAGGGGGAGCATCGGGTTCAAGCCAAGGGTCAACTATAACATCAAGCTCAAGCCAAGGTTTAGGGCAAGGGTCATCCCAAGTGTCAACCTCAAGCCAAGGGGCAAGCGGAATTCATGGGGTAGGTCAAGGGGCAGGCCAAGGGACAACCCAAGGTCAAGCACAATTCGGTTCCGACATGGAATTTCGTAAAAAATTTGGAGGTTCTGGTAGCTTTAAAATCGGTGGTAAAAAAGAAATTTCTAGTTCAGGAGAAGTATCGGGTGTGGGCCAAGGGTCAGGTCAAGGCCAGGGGCAATCCCAAATGAGTAGCAACAATAAGCAAGATGGAGGTTCTGTAGGCTCCAGTTTTAGTGGAAACTCGGGAGTTTCGGGTTCAAAGCAAGGGTTAGGCCAAGAATCGGGCTCCAATCAAGGACTTGGAGGTTCTGTAGGCTCTAGTTTCGGTGCAAAAGTGGGAGCATCGGGTTCAAGCCAAGGGTCAACCAAAGTATCAACCTCAAGCCAAGGGGCAAGCGGAACTCAAGGGGTAGGTCAAGGGGCAGGCCAAGGGACAACCCAAAGTCAAGCACAATTCGATTCCGACATGGAATTTCGTAAAAAATTTGGAGGTTCTGGTAGCTTTAACATCGGTGGTAAAAAAGAAATTTATGGTTCTGGAGAAGTATCGGGTGTGGGACAAGGGTCAGGTCAAGGCCAGGGACAATCCCGAATGAGTAGCAACAATAAGCAAGTTGGAGGTTCTACAGGCTCCAATTTTAGTGGAAACTCGGGAGTTTCAGGTTCAAGGCAAGGGTTGGGCCAAGAATCGGGCTCCAATCAAGGCCTTGGAGGATCCGTTGGTTCTAGTTTCGGTGCAAAAGCAGGAGCATCGGGTTCAAGCCAAGGGTCAACCAAAACCTCAAGCTCAAGCCAAGGTTCGGGGCAAAGTTCATCCCAAGTATCAAGCTCAATCCATGGTTCAGGAAAAGATCAAGGTCAATCTCAGTCGGTAGTTTCAGGTCTAAGGAAAGGATCCGACCAACAATCGAGCTCTAATAAAGACTTCGAACAAGGTCATGCTCATACGGGTAATAGTCTTAACTTTCATAAACAAATTAGAGGTTCCACAGTCTCTAGTTCCAGTGCGAAAGAGGGAGCATCGAGTTCAAGTCAAGGGTCAACCAAAACATCAAGCTCAAGCCAAGGTTCAAGGCAAGGGTCACCCCAAGTATCAGCTCAATCAAGCAACAACATTAACTTTGATAAACATGGTTCTAGTTTAGGAAGTGGTACTTTTGGTTCTAGCCAAGCATCAGGCTTAAGCAAAGGATCAAACCTTGATCAAACACAATTAGGTAGCAAAGTCAATGTTCATAAACAAACTGCAAAATCTATAGGTTCCAATATGGGTTCAAATGTGGGTGTTTTAGGTTCTACCCAAGAATCAAGATCAAGCCAAAGTAAAACTACAAAATCAGGTCAAACATCAGGCACAATATTTGGTTTAGGTGAAGCCCAAGTGTCAGGAGCCACACAAAATCAAGGCTCTATTAAAAAATCGAATCAATATTCAGGTGGAAGTTCTGGTTCATCTTCAGGGTCATCTGCAAATCAAGCACAGTTTGGacaaggttcaaatcaattttATAGCCATAGTCAAAGTCAAAGTCATAGTCATAGTCATGCATCACATGGTTCTTTTTCAAAGTCTTCAAGTCAATCATCTTCTGGAAAGTGCACATGCCAAGATTCAACTAACCCATCATCCAACCGTTCTTCTAGAAAACTCTTGGTTAAAGCCTAG
- the LOC130470617 gene encoding uncharacterized protein isoform X2: MESYIVKITIILYITITTTEATFLLPLILGGGLHHMRYRGDARFGGTYNHEIGGSGGYSVGGNKDIYGGTRGVGQGASQGTAQGQAQFGSNMEFRKQFGGSGSFNIGGNKEISSSGQVSGVGQGSGEGQGQSQISSNNKQGGGSVGSIFSGNSGVSGSRQGLGYESGSNQGIGGSVGSSFSAKAGASGSSQGSTITSSSSQGLGQGSSQVSTSSQGASGTHGVGQGAGQGTTQGQSQFGSDMEFRKKIGGSGSFNIGGKKEISSSGEVSGVGQGSGQGQGQSQMSSNNKQDGGSVGSSFSGNSGVSGPKKGLGQESGSNQGLGGSVGSSFGAKAGASGSSQGSTKTSSSSQGTGQGSSQVSTSSQGASGTQGVGQGAGQGTTQSQAQFDSDMEIRKKIGGSGSFNIGGKKEISGSGEVSGVGQGSGQGQGQSQMSSNNKQVGGSTGSNFSGNSGVSGSRQGLGQESGSNQGLGGSVGSSFSAKAGASGSSQGSTKTSSSSQGSGQSSSQVSSSIHGSGKDQGQSQSVVSGLRKGSDQQSSSNKDFEQGHAHTGNSLNFHKQIRGSTVSSSGAKEGASSSSQGSTKTSSSSQGSRQGSPQVSAQSSNNINFDKHGSSLGSGTSGSSQASGLSKGSNLDQTQLGSKVNVHKQTAKSIGSNMGSNVGVLGSTQESRSSQSKTTKSGQTSGTIFGLGEAQVSGATQNQGSVKKSNQYSGGSSGSSSGSSANQAQFGQGSNQFYSHSQSQSHSHSHASHGSFSKSSSQSSSGKCTCQDSTNPSSNRSSRKLLVKA, from the exons ATGGAGTCTTACATCGTAAAGATCACAATAATTCTTTAT ATAACAATAACAACTACTGAAGCGACATTTcttcttcctttgattttgggagGGGGGTTACACCATATGCGATATAGAG GTGATGCACGTTTTGGTGGTACATATAATCATGAAATTGGAGGATCCGGTGGATATAGTGTaggaggaaataaagatatttaTGGCGGAACTCGAGGGGTAGGTCAAGGGGCAAGCCAAGGGACAGCCCAAGGCCAAGCACAATTCGGTTCCAACATGGAATTCCGTAAACAATTTGGAGGTTCTGGTAGCTTTAACATCGGTGGTAACAAAGAAATTTCTAGTTCTGGGCAAGTATCGGGTGTGGGCCAAGGGTCAGGTGAAGGTCAAGGACAATCTCAAATTAGTAGCAATAATAAGCAAGGTGGAGGTTCTGTAGGCTCCATTTTTAGTGGAAACTCGGGAGTTTCAGGTTCAAGGCAAGGGTTGGGTTATGAATCGGGTTCAAATCAAGGCATTGGAGGTTCCGTAGGCTCTAGTTTCAGTGCAAAAGCGGGAGCATCGGGTTCAAGTCAAGGGTCAACAATAACATCAAGCTCAAGCCAAGGTTTAGGGCAAGGGTCATCCCAAGTGTCAACCTCAAGCCAAG GGGCAAGCGGAACTCATGGGGTAGGTCAAGGGGCAGGCCAAGGGACAACCCAAGGTCAATCACAATTCGGTTCCGACATGGAATTTCGTAAAAAAATTGGAGGTTCTGGTAGCTTTAACATCGGTGGTAAAAAAGAAATTTCTAGTTCAGGCGAAGTATCGGGTGTGGGCCAAGGGTCAGGTCAGGGCCAGGGACAATCCCAAATGAGTAGCAACAATAAGCAAGATGGAGGTTCTGTAGGCTCCAGTTTTAGTGGAAACTCGGGAGTTTCGGGTCCAAAGAAAGGGTTGGGCCAAGAATCGGGCTCCAATCAAGGACTTGGAGGTTCCGTAGGCTCTAGTTTCGGTGCAAAAGCGGGAGCATCGGGTTCAAGCCAAGGGTCAACCAAAACATCAAGCTCAAGTCAAGGTACGGGGCAAGGATCATCCCAAGTATCAACCTCAAGCCAAGGGGCAAGCGGAACTCAAGGGGTAGGTCAAGGGGCAGGCCAAGGGACAACCCAAAGTCAAGCACAATTCGATTCCGACATGGAAATTCGTAAAAAAATTGGAGGTTCTGGTAGCTTTAACATCGGTGGTAAAAAAGAAATTTCTGGTTCTGGAGAAGTATCGGGTGTGGGCCAAGGGTCAGGTCAAGGCCAGGGACAATCCCAAATGAGTAGCAACAATAAGCAAGTTGGAGGTTCTACAGGCTCCAATTTTAGTGGAAACTCGGGAGTTTCAGGTTCAAGGCAAGGGTTGGGCCAAGAATCGGGCTCCAATCAAGGCCTTGGAGGATCCGTTGGTTCTAGTTTCAGTGCAAAAGCAGGAGCATCGGGTTCAAGCCAAGGGTCAACCAAAACCTCAAGCTCAAGCCAAGGTTCGGGGCAAAGTTCATCCCAAGTATCAAGCTCAATCCATGGTTCAGGAAAAGATCAAGGTCAATCTCAGTCGGTAGTTTCAGGTCTAAGGAAAGGATCCGACCAACAATCAAGCTCTAACAAAGACTTCGAACAAGGTCATGCTCATACGGGTAATAGCCTTAATTTTCATAAACAAATTAGAGGTTCCACAGTCTCTAGTTCCGGTGCGAAAGAGGGAGCATCGAGTTCAAGTCAAGGGTCAACCAAAACATCAAGCTCAAGCCAAGGTTCAAGGCAAGGGTCACCCCAAGTATCAGCTCAATCAAGCAATAACATTAACTTTGATAAACATGGTTCTAGTTTAGGAAGTGGTACTTCTGGTTCTAGCCAAGCATCAGGCTTAAGCAAAGGATCAAACCTTGATCAAACACAATTAGGTAGCAAAGTCAATGTTCATAAACAAACTGCAAAATCTATAGGTTCCAATATGGGTTCAAATGTGGGTGTTTTAGGTTCTACCCAAGAATCAAGATCAAGTCAAAGTAAAACTACAAAATCAGGTCAAACATCAGGCACAATATTCGGTTTAGGTGAAGCCCAAGTGTCAGGAGCCACACAAAATCAAGGCTCTGTTAAAAAATCGAATCAATATTCAGGTGGAAGTTCTGGTTCATCTTCAGGGTCATCTGCAAATCAAGCACAGTTTGGacaaggttcaaatcaattttATAGCCATAGTCAAAGTCAAAGTCATAGTCATAGTCATGCATCACATGGTTCTTTTTCAAAGTCTTCAAGTCAATCATCTTCTGGAAAGTGCACATGCCAAGATTCAACTAACCCATCATCCAACCGTTCTTCTAGAAAACTCTTGGTTAAAGCCTAG
- the LOC130470617 gene encoding uncharacterized protein isoform X1 gives MESYIVKITIILYITITTTEATFLLPLILGGGLHHMRYRGDARFGGTYNHEIGGSGGYSVGGNKDIYGGTRGVGQGASQGTAQGQAQFGSNMEFRKQFGGSGSFNIGGNKEISSSGQVSGVGQGSGEGQGQSQISSNNKQGGGSVGSIFSGNSGVSGSRQGLGYESGSNQGIGGSVGSSFSAKAGASGSSQGSTITSSSSQGLGQGSSQVSTSSQGLGQGSSQVSTSSQGASGTHGVGQGAGQGTTQGQSQFGSDMEFRKKIGGSGSFNIGGKKEISSSGEVSGVGQGSGQGQGQSQMSSNNKQDGGSVGSSFSGNSGVSGPKKGLGQESGSNQGLGGSVGSSFGAKAGASGSSQGSTKTSSSSQGTGQGSSQVSTSSQGASGTQGVGQGAGQGTTQSQAQFDSDMEIRKKIGGSGSFNIGGKKEISGSGEVSGVGQGSGQGQGQSQMSSNNKQVGGSTGSNFSGNSGVSGSRQGLGQESGSNQGLGGSVGSSFSAKAGASGSSQGSTKTSSSSQGSGQSSSQVSSSIHGSGKDQGQSQSVVSGLRKGSDQQSSSNKDFEQGHAHTGNSLNFHKQIRGSTVSSSGAKEGASSSSQGSTKTSSSSQGSRQGSPQVSAQSSNNINFDKHGSSLGSGTSGSSQASGLSKGSNLDQTQLGSKVNVHKQTAKSIGSNMGSNVGVLGSTQESRSSQSKTTKSGQTSGTIFGLGEAQVSGATQNQGSVKKSNQYSGGSSGSSSGSSANQAQFGQGSNQFYSHSQSQSHSHSHASHGSFSKSSSQSSSGKCTCQDSTNPSSNRSSRKLLVKA, from the exons ATGGAGTCTTACATCGTAAAGATCACAATAATTCTTTAT ATAACAATAACAACTACTGAAGCGACATTTcttcttcctttgattttgggagGGGGGTTACACCATATGCGATATAGAG GTGATGCACGTTTTGGTGGTACATATAATCATGAAATTGGAGGATCCGGTGGATATAGTGTaggaggaaataaagatatttaTGGCGGAACTCGAGGGGTAGGTCAAGGGGCAAGCCAAGGGACAGCCCAAGGCCAAGCACAATTCGGTTCCAACATGGAATTCCGTAAACAATTTGGAGGTTCTGGTAGCTTTAACATCGGTGGTAACAAAGAAATTTCTAGTTCTGGGCAAGTATCGGGTGTGGGCCAAGGGTCAGGTGAAGGTCAAGGACAATCTCAAATTAGTAGCAATAATAAGCAAGGTGGAGGTTCTGTAGGCTCCATTTTTAGTGGAAACTCGGGAGTTTCAGGTTCAAGGCAAGGGTTGGGTTATGAATCGGGTTCAAATCAAGGCATTGGAGGTTCCGTAGGCTCTAGTTTCAGTGCAAAAGCGGGAGCATCGGGTTCAAGTCAAGGGTCAACAATAACATCAAGCTCAAGCCAAGGTTTAGGGCAAGGGTCATCCCAAGTGTCAACCTCAAGCCAAGGTTTAGGGCAAGGGTCATCCCAAGTGTCAACCTCAAGCCAAGGGGCAAGCGGAACTCATGGGGTAGGTCAAGGGGCAGGCCAAGGGACAACCCAAGGTCAATCACAATTCGGTTCCGACATGGAATTTCGTAAAAAAATTGGAGGTTCTGGTAGCTTTAACATCGGTGGTAAAAAAGAAATTTCTAGTTCAGGCGAAGTATCGGGTGTGGGCCAAGGGTCAGGTCAGGGCCAGGGACAATCCCAAATGAGTAGCAACAATAAGCAAGATGGAGGTTCTGTAGGCTCCAGTTTTAGTGGAAACTCGGGAGTTTCGGGTCCAAAGAAAGGGTTGGGCCAAGAATCGGGCTCCAATCAAGGACTTGGAGGTTCCGTAGGCTCTAGTTTCGGTGCAAAAGCGGGAGCATCGGGTTCAAGCCAAGGGTCAACCAAAACATCAAGCTCAAGTCAAGGTACGGGGCAAGGATCATCCCAAGTATCAACCTCAAGCCAAGGGGCAAGCGGAACTCAAGGGGTAGGTCAAGGGGCAGGCCAAGGGACAACCCAAAGTCAAGCACAATTCGATTCCGACATGGAAATTCGTAAAAAAATTGGAGGTTCTGGTAGCTTTAACATCGGTGGTAAAAAAGAAATTTCTGGTTCTGGAGAAGTATCGGGTGTGGGCCAAGGGTCAGGTCAAGGCCAGGGACAATCCCAAATGAGTAGCAACAATAAGCAAGTTGGAGGTTCTACAGGCTCCAATTTTAGTGGAAACTCGGGAGTTTCAGGTTCAAGGCAAGGGTTGGGCCAAGAATCGGGCTCCAATCAAGGCCTTGGAGGATCCGTTGGTTCTAGTTTCAGTGCAAAAGCAGGAGCATCGGGTTCAAGCCAAGGGTCAACCAAAACCTCAAGCTCAAGCCAAGGTTCGGGGCAAAGTTCATCCCAAGTATCAAGCTCAATCCATGGTTCAGGAAAAGATCAAGGTCAATCTCAGTCGGTAGTTTCAGGTCTAAGGAAAGGATCCGACCAACAATCAAGCTCTAACAAAGACTTCGAACAAGGTCATGCTCATACGGGTAATAGCCTTAATTTTCATAAACAAATTAGAGGTTCCACAGTCTCTAGTTCCGGTGCGAAAGAGGGAGCATCGAGTTCAAGTCAAGGGTCAACCAAAACATCAAGCTCAAGCCAAGGTTCAAGGCAAGGGTCACCCCAAGTATCAGCTCAATCAAGCAATAACATTAACTTTGATAAACATGGTTCTAGTTTAGGAAGTGGTACTTCTGGTTCTAGCCAAGCATCAGGCTTAAGCAAAGGATCAAACCTTGATCAAACACAATTAGGTAGCAAAGTCAATGTTCATAAACAAACTGCAAAATCTATAGGTTCCAATATGGGTTCAAATGTGGGTGTTTTAGGTTCTACCCAAGAATCAAGATCAAGTCAAAGTAAAACTACAAAATCAGGTCAAACATCAGGCACAATATTCGGTTTAGGTGAAGCCCAAGTGTCAGGAGCCACACAAAATCAAGGCTCTGTTAAAAAATCGAATCAATATTCAGGTGGAAGTTCTGGTTCATCTTCAGGGTCATCTGCAAATCAAGCACAGTTTGGacaaggttcaaatcaattttATAGCCATAGTCAAAGTCAAAGTCATAGTCATAGTCATGCATCACATGGTTCTTTTTCAAAGTCTTCAAGTCAATCATCTTCTGGAAAGTGCACATGCCAAGATTCAACTAACCCATCATCCAACCGTTCTTCTAGAAAACTCTTGGTTAAAGCCTAG